A stretch of Methanosphaerula palustris E1-9c DNA encodes these proteins:
- a CDS encoding ASKHA domain-containing protein has protein sequence MPIVTFLPSYRKAEVEFGATILDAAQRAGLNINVVCGGQGKCGKCIVYRKSGRVAFERQQYSRFFSHGELEKGALLACEAFVNGDLEIVVPESSLIQEQKILIEGLDLTTAFRPSVMKYHVTLSPPTLEDPSPDLTRLLDGLEKVHGPTTDLIFVPLGALRSVPQILRDGNWDVTATVALMPPGRFWLIDLEEGDTSQRLYAAAIDLGSTTVVACIWDLVKGKVVGIASNYNRQISCGEDILSRVNFARKNGLSKLQTLATESINAALTAAANNAGIDRDDIYEVMVAGNTVMTHMLLGIDPAYMIAEPYVPVMRRSINTEAASIGIFVAKNAGLFVFPGVSDYIGGDIVADVLACRMGEREEISLMIDIGTNFEVVLGNNEWMFSCAGAAGPALEGGEVLFGMRANPGAIEKVTIDPDTLKPTYSTINQVKPKGICGSGLIDLLAELLTACVIDRNGLIDTTIENPRVRKGEYFAEYVVVWKEEAGTEKDIVITQNDIKNLIMSKASVLGACTTLMKVAGITHEEIDTIYFSGGFGNYLNKQSAITIGLIPEVPLDQIKNIGNGALMGANIALINRDQRRTLELIARNIAYIELNAEPSFMDEYTQSSFLPHTDLSLFPNVSTLLDRCRLNHPHHSLNGGV, from the coding sequence ATGCCGATCGTCACCTTTCTCCCGTCTTATCGGAAGGCGGAGGTCGAGTTCGGGGCTACGATCCTCGATGCCGCCCAGCGGGCAGGGCTGAACATAAACGTGGTCTGCGGCGGCCAGGGCAAGTGCGGTAAGTGCATCGTCTACCGTAAGAGCGGGAGGGTCGCCTTTGAACGTCAGCAGTACAGCCGGTTCTTCTCGCATGGAGAACTGGAGAAGGGGGCTCTGCTGGCCTGCGAAGCGTTTGTGAATGGGGACCTGGAGATCGTGGTCCCTGAGAGCTCGCTGATCCAGGAGCAGAAGATCCTGATCGAGGGGCTCGACCTGACGACCGCTTTTCGGCCGTCGGTGATGAAGTATCATGTGACTCTCTCGCCGCCGACGCTCGAGGACCCATCCCCTGACCTGACCCGGCTGCTGGACGGGCTTGAGAAGGTGCACGGTCCCACCACCGATCTGATCTTCGTCCCGCTCGGGGCGCTCAGGTCGGTGCCGCAGATCCTCCGGGACGGAAACTGGGATGTGACCGCGACGGTGGCGCTGATGCCGCCGGGCCGGTTCTGGTTGATCGACCTCGAAGAGGGGGACACTTCGCAACGGCTCTATGCGGCTGCGATCGACCTCGGGTCGACGACGGTCGTGGCCTGTATCTGGGATCTGGTCAAGGGGAAGGTCGTCGGTATCGCTTCCAACTATAACCGGCAGATCAGTTGCGGTGAGGATATCCTCTCCAGGGTGAACTTCGCCCGAAAGAACGGCCTCTCCAAGCTGCAGACACTCGCCACCGAGAGCATCAACGCGGCTCTGACCGCTGCAGCCAACAATGCCGGGATCGACCGGGACGACATCTACGAGGTGATGGTCGCCGGGAATACCGTGATGACTCACATGCTCCTTGGGATCGATCCGGCCTACATGATCGCCGAGCCCTATGTCCCGGTGATGCGCCGATCGATCAACACCGAGGCTGCGTCGATTGGTATCTTTGTCGCCAAGAATGCGGGGCTCTTCGTATTCCCGGGGGTCAGTGATTATATCGGCGGGGATATCGTCGCCGACGTGCTCGCCTGCAGGATGGGCGAGCGGGAGGAGATCTCGCTGATGATCGATATCGGTACCAACTTCGAGGTGGTGCTCGGGAACAATGAATGGATGTTCTCCTGTGCCGGGGCTGCCGGCCCCGCCCTGGAAGGGGGGGAGGTCCTCTTTGGGATGCGGGCCAACCCAGGGGCCATCGAGAAGGTCACGATCGACCCCGACACACTGAAACCGACCTACTCGACGATCAACCAGGTGAAGCCGAAGGGGATCTGCGGGTCCGGGCTGATCGACCTGCTCGCCGAGTTGCTCACCGCCTGCGTGATCGATCGGAACGGTCTGATCGATACGACGATCGAGAATCCACGGGTCAGGAAGGGTGAATATTTCGCAGAGTATGTGGTGGTCTGGAAAGAGGAGGCCGGCACTGAGAAGGACATCGTGATCACTCAGAACGATATCAAGAATCTGATCATGTCCAAGGCTTCGGTGCTTGGGGCCTGTACGACGCTGATGAAGGTGGCCGGGATCACGCATGAGGAGATCGATACGATCTACTTCTCCGGGGGTTTTGGGAACTACCTGAACAAGCAGAGTGCCATCACGATCGGACTGATCCCGGAGGTTCCGCTCGACCAGATCAAGAACATCGGGAACGGAGCGCTGATGGGTGCGAACATCGCCCTGATCAACCGCGACCAGCGGCGGACTCTCGAGTTGATCGCCCGGAACATCGCGTATATCGAGTTGAACGCGGAGCCCTCCTTCATGGACGAGTACACCCAGAGCAGTTTTCTGCCGCACACCGACCTCTCGCTCTTCCCGAACGTCTCGACCCTCCTCGACCGGTGCCGGCTGAACCATCCGCATCATTCGTTGAACGGGGGTGTCTGA
- the acsB gene encoding acetyl-CoA decarbonylase/synthase complex subunit alpha/beta, with product MEDFMTSIQESLPRGTAALDQAMAGITAIPGYDETAYHLPISFAVTGTVVEDASSADEAYQKSGKNPLIAWECLHASLHQPLEEPYTGFIADAVIRKLGYSLVDGSILGLALIVGTPQGKDLAAAIARELQEKYMLTFLAGDVVSSLSGAGVKVGLDYRLIPLGPSVSHGIHFADLIARVAMIFGGVAPGDAGRLLTYAKERAKAVVFAFPGMTDQEIACIDALRILGIPIISLGGYEGGEWIAPTPTEAVKQGMDLLGIRVTVTAIPIPMACSPAFEGKSIRKEEMYAEFGGGRSPAFELLRVRPEAEVEDGKVTVIGPEIETIPEGSAAPLGIVIEVAGKTMKKEYEPVLERRIHNFVNYGEGSWHVAQRDLIWVRLSKEAVKNGVRVEHIGKLLASKFRIDFPDLLDAVQVTLITDPEQVLTAKKEAEAIYDERDARIKGMKDDDADTFYSCTLCQTFAPDHVCVITPERPGLCGAISWLDGKIAYEISPAGANQPVQKGGLISAENGEFEGVNRFVRKASHGAIERCQLYNFMEYPMTACGCFEVIALVLPEVNGIMVVNREYKGETPSGMSFSTLAGTIGGGVQTPGFAGISKSYILSDRFLQAEGGIDRLVWMPSVLKEELASRLKERLKAQGKGDLFEKIADERNAETIEALTEFLAGVDHPALTMDSIL from the coding sequence TTGGAGGATTTCATGACCAGTATACAGGAATCATTACCTCGCGGCACGGCCGCGCTCGATCAGGCGATGGCAGGAATCACTGCAATCCCTGGCTATGATGAGACCGCCTATCACCTCCCGATCTCATTTGCGGTCACCGGGACCGTGGTTGAGGATGCCTCCTCGGCAGATGAGGCTTACCAGAAGTCCGGAAAGAACCCGCTGATCGCCTGGGAGTGTCTGCATGCCTCGCTGCATCAGCCGCTGGAGGAGCCGTACACCGGGTTCATCGCCGACGCAGTGATCCGGAAACTGGGCTACTCGCTGGTCGACGGTTCGATCCTCGGGCTCGCCCTGATCGTCGGGACCCCACAGGGAAAAGACCTGGCTGCTGCGATCGCCCGGGAACTGCAGGAGAAGTACATGCTCACCTTCCTGGCCGGCGATGTGGTCAGTTCTCTCTCTGGGGCGGGTGTCAAGGTCGGACTCGACTATCGACTGATCCCGCTCGGTCCGTCGGTCTCGCATGGCATCCACTTCGCCGACCTTATCGCCCGGGTCGCGATGATCTTCGGCGGGGTCGCGCCGGGCGATGCGGGACGGCTGCTTACCTACGCTAAGGAACGGGCCAAGGCCGTCGTCTTCGCGTTCCCGGGGATGACCGACCAGGAGATCGCCTGTATCGATGCACTCAGGATCCTCGGGATCCCGATCATCAGCCTCGGCGGCTACGAAGGCGGGGAGTGGATCGCCCCGACGCCCACCGAGGCGGTCAAGCAGGGGATGGATCTGCTCGGGATCCGGGTCACGGTCACCGCGATTCCGATCCCGATGGCCTGTTCCCCGGCCTTTGAAGGGAAGAGCATCCGGAAGGAGGAGATGTATGCCGAGTTCGGCGGCGGAAGGTCCCCGGCGTTCGAACTCCTCCGGGTCCGCCCGGAAGCAGAGGTCGAGGATGGAAAGGTGACCGTGATCGGCCCTGAGATCGAGACGATTCCGGAAGGATCGGCCGCCCCCCTCGGGATCGTGATCGAGGTCGCCGGCAAAACGATGAAGAAGGAGTACGAGCCGGTGCTCGAGCGGCGGATCCACAACTTCGTCAACTATGGCGAGGGGTCCTGGCATGTGGCGCAGCGGGACCTGATCTGGGTGCGGCTCTCCAAGGAGGCTGTCAAGAATGGTGTCCGGGTCGAGCACATCGGAAAACTTCTCGCCAGCAAGTTCCGGATCGACTTCCCCGACCTCCTCGATGCGGTGCAGGTGACGCTGATCACCGATCCCGAGCAGGTGCTGACGGCAAAGAAGGAGGCAGAGGCGATCTACGATGAGCGGGATGCACGGATCAAAGGGATGAAGGACGACGACGCCGATACCTTCTACTCATGCACCCTCTGTCAGACCTTTGCCCCTGATCATGTCTGTGTCATCACCCCCGAACGGCCCGGACTCTGTGGTGCGATCTCCTGGCTCGACGGGAAGATCGCCTATGAGATCTCCCCGGCCGGCGCCAACCAGCCTGTCCAGAAGGGAGGGCTGATCAGTGCGGAGAACGGTGAGTTCGAAGGGGTGAATCGATTCGTCAGAAAGGCCTCGCATGGGGCGATCGAACGGTGCCAGCTGTACAACTTCATGGAGTACCCGATGACCGCCTGCGGCTGCTTTGAGGTGATCGCACTGGTGCTGCCTGAGGTGAACGGGATCATGGTCGTGAACCGTGAGTATAAGGGAGAGACCCCGTCAGGGATGTCGTTTTCAACCCTTGCCGGCACCATCGGCGGCGGGGTTCAGACCCCCGGGTTTGCCGGGATATCCAAGAGTTATATTCTCAGCGATCGGTTCCTCCAGGCAGAGGGCGGCATCGATCGGCTGGTCTGGATGCCCTCGGTGCTGAAGGAGGAACTGGCGTCACGGCTGAAGGAGAGGCTGAAAGCCCAGGGGAAGGGCGACCTCTTTGAGAAGATCGCAGACGAACGGAATGCAGAGACCATCGAGGCACTGACAGAGTTCCTTGCCGGTGTCGATCACCCGGCACTGACGATGGATTCGATACTGTAG
- the acsC gene encoding acetyl-CoA decarbonylase/synthase complex subunit gamma, whose product MALKALDIYKLLPKKNCKECGVPTCLTFAMKLASGKAELDLCPYLDETARSVLGSSTRPPIRKVKVGVGERSFTIGDETVFYRHEKTFYHQPGIVFSITDEMDDGSIRAVVGRVRDEKLTRVGADLMINGIAVEHTAADPAAFGRAVAVIEEIADLPEVLITTDPVALEAALGQCGGFRPLIASATVENYVAFAALAKKFGCPLAVSAPDLSAMKDLVTKVIAAGVENLVLDIVPASPGAFIATSSLVRQQSLARSVPELGYPVLYTTATSSSPDAAIVAGILKYAGVIVTAPLSKAETYAALTLRQNIYTDPQKPIQMNPGLYRIGSPGMDAPVLMTVNFSLTYFTLQGYLEGTRLPCFMLVVDTEGQSVLTAVAAGKLNETLVRDSLKKFDVESQVSHKKIIIPGYASPLSGAIEDATGWKVLVGPRDAAEIGEFLEKEWKA is encoded by the coding sequence ATGGCACTTAAGGCTCTCGATATCTACAAACTGCTTCCGAAGAAGAACTGTAAGGAGTGCGGCGTTCCGACCTGTCTGACCTTTGCGATGAAACTCGCATCAGGAAAGGCTGAACTCGACCTCTGTCCGTACCTGGATGAAACAGCCCGGTCTGTGCTCGGGTCGTCGACGCGACCGCCGATTCGGAAGGTGAAGGTCGGGGTTGGGGAACGGTCTTTCACCATCGGGGACGAGACGGTCTTCTATCGGCACGAGAAGACCTTCTATCATCAGCCGGGGATCGTCTTCTCGATCACCGACGAGATGGACGACGGCTCGATCCGGGCGGTCGTCGGGCGGGTCAGGGACGAAAAACTGACCCGGGTCGGCGCCGACCTGATGATCAACGGGATCGCGGTCGAGCATACCGCAGCAGACCCTGCTGCGTTCGGCCGGGCTGTTGCGGTGATCGAGGAGATCGCCGATCTGCCTGAGGTGCTGATCACGACGGACCCGGTGGCCCTGGAGGCTGCACTGGGGCAGTGCGGTGGGTTCCGGCCGCTGATCGCTTCGGCGACGGTGGAAAATTACGTCGCCTTCGCCGCCCTGGCCAAGAAGTTCGGCTGCCCGCTCGCCGTCAGTGCGCCCGACCTCTCTGCGATGAAGGACCTGGTCACGAAGGTGATCGCCGCCGGCGTCGAGAACCTGGTTCTGGATATTGTTCCGGCCTCGCCCGGCGCATTCATCGCCACCTCCTCCCTGGTGCGGCAGCAGTCGCTGGCACGGTCCGTGCCTGAACTCGGGTACCCCGTGCTCTATACTACTGCCACCAGCAGTTCTCCTGACGCTGCGATCGTCGCCGGGATCCTGAAGTATGCCGGGGTGATCGTAACGGCACCGCTCTCGAAGGCTGAGACCTACGCAGCCCTGACTCTCCGGCAGAACATCTATACTGATCCGCAGAAGCCGATCCAGATGAACCCCGGACTGTACCGTATCGGGTCGCCGGGAATGGACGCCCCAGTGCTGATGACGGTGAACTTCTCGCTGACCTACTTCACCCTTCAGGGATACCTGGAGGGGACCCGACTGCCCTGCTTTATGCTGGTCGTCGACACCGAGGGGCAGTCGGTGCTGACTGCAGTGGCTGCAGGGAAACTGAACGAGACGCTGGTTCGTGACTCACTCAAGAAGTTCGACGTCGAGTCCCAGGTCTCTCATAAGAAGATCATCATCCCGGGCTATGCCTCCCCGCTCTCCGGTGCGATCGAGGATGCGACCGGCTGGAAGGTGCTGGTCGGGCCGCGGGACGCAGCAGAGATCGGCGAGTTCCTTGAGAAGGAGTGGAAGGCGTAG
- a CDS encoding acetyl-CoA decarbonylase/synthase complex subunit delta, with product MTDTTSSEWEGAIGTVTLGATAGEGGTRTVSYRIGGDQGLPYTGAFRPGEHQPLIVFEICDDPSIWSPLVKNAVGDQVNDPGDWAATVEKTYRADMVRLVLTSTRRRGFEDFPSINRTVEQVLSSTGLPLSIEGPSEPAIESEVFQRCGEAGQGERLLLGTAEATRYRSVAAAALTYHHAMIAQSPIDINLAKQLNILLREVGVPADQIVIDPYTGALGYGFEYSYSAMERIRFAALKGDSDLAMPMICAAGDTLNVKEIRDAPADEQDQMAIRWEVYSSLAAAIAGAAVLCVRHPGSVPVLRQALDALWVSRQEVKADGT from the coding sequence ATGACAGATACAACATCATCTGAATGGGAAGGAGCGATCGGCACGGTCACCCTCGGGGCGACTGCCGGGGAAGGAGGAACCCGAACGGTCTCGTACCGAATCGGGGGCGATCAGGGGCTGCCCTACACCGGTGCCTTCCGGCCGGGCGAACACCAGCCGCTGATCGTCTTTGAGATCTGTGACGACCCCTCGATCTGGTCGCCGCTGGTGAAGAACGCGGTCGGTGACCAGGTCAACGATCCCGGGGACTGGGCTGCTACAGTTGAGAAGACGTATCGGGCCGACATGGTCCGGCTGGTGCTGACCAGTACCCGGCGTCGTGGGTTCGAGGACTTCCCCTCTATAAACCGGACCGTCGAGCAGGTCCTTTCGTCGACAGGCCTTCCGCTGTCGATCGAAGGGCCCAGCGAGCCGGCGATCGAGAGCGAGGTCTTTCAGCGGTGCGGGGAGGCCGGTCAGGGCGAACGGCTCCTCCTCGGCACCGCCGAAGCGACGCGGTACCGGTCGGTGGCGGCAGCAGCCCTCACCTATCACCACGCGATGATCGCCCAGTCCCCCATCGACATCAACCTCGCCAAGCAGTTGAACATCCTCCTCCGCGAGGTCGGGGTTCCTGCAGATCAGATCGTGATCGACCCGTACACCGGGGCGCTCGGCTATGGGTTTGAGTACTCGTACTCGGCGATGGAGCGGATCCGGTTCGCGGCCCTGAAGGGGGATTCGGATCTGGCGATGCCGATGATCTGTGCGGCTGGAGATACGCTGAACGTCAAGGAGATCCGGGACGCACCTGCGGATGAACAGGATCAGATGGCGATCCGCTGGGAGGTCTACTCCAGTCTCGCGGCTGCGATCGCCGGGGCCGCGGTCCTCTGTGTCCGCCATCCGGGTTCGGTCCCGGTGCTTCGGCAGGCGCTCGATGCCCTCTGGGTCTCCCGGCAGGAGGTGAAGGCCGATGGCACTTAA
- a CDS encoding CDC48 family AAA ATPase produces the protein MADNDYVNVVVKEAARDDAGRGIARVSMDVMRALGFVSGDVIEIQGKRKANAIVWPGFPEDTGRGILRIDGNIRSNAGTGVDETVRIRKVQASVATKVVIQPTQPIRLVGGEQYLRRLLHGRSVMEGQSLRVDVIGNPLTFVIAKVTPKGIVVVTDETTIELKETPYKPEEGKKEAATADIHYEDIGGLGRELQQVREMIELPLRHPEIFEKLGIQPPKGVLLYGPPGTGKTLIAKAVANEVDAHFITLSGPEIISKYYGESEGNLRQVFEEAQQNAPTIIFIDEIDSIAPKREDTKGEVERRVVAQLLALMDGLKGRGEVIVIAATNLPDALDPALRRGGRFDREIEIGIPDRNGREDIFKVHTRGVPLAEDVDLKDLSETTHGFVGADIALLVKEAAMHALRKVIPKIKDDEGIPDEVLDQLKVTNADFTEARKHVDPSAMREVLVEVPDVKWEDIGGLEQVKKDLTETVEWPLKYADVFEKLETSAPKGILLFGPPGTGKTMLAKAVANESQCNFISVKGPELLSKWVGESEKGVRDIFRKARQAAPSIIFFDEIDALVPSRGSYTGSSHVTESVVSQILTELDGLEELKNVVVLAATNRPDMIDKALMRPGRLDRHLYVPPPDREGRKKIFEVYLRHAEAILSGDVKIDDLVEKTERFVGADIEALVREAKLSAMREFIGVMTGKTELERTEAIGNVRITGKHFEDALLKVNGSLDRDTTEQSERQSWEILFNQDQRMILEDAAAVIKRAELKGIGTTVPDSQKSEIEDLRTALYRQTKDFGLIKERTAQVKGHLDGTG, from the coding sequence ATGGCAGATAATGATTATGTCAACGTCGTGGTGAAGGAAGCCGCACGGGATGATGCCGGCCGGGGTATCGCACGTGTCTCGATGGACGTGATGAGAGCGCTCGGATTCGTCAGCGGGGATGTAATCGAGATTCAGGGCAAGAGGAAGGCGAACGCCATCGTCTGGCCGGGATTTCCGGAGGACACCGGCAGAGGGATCCTCCGGATCGACGGGAACATAAGATCCAATGCAGGAACCGGGGTCGACGAGACCGTCAGGATCAGGAAGGTGCAGGCCTCGGTCGCAACCAAGGTTGTGATCCAGCCGACCCAGCCGATCCGGCTCGTCGGTGGCGAACAGTACCTGAGGAGGTTGTTGCATGGTCGGTCGGTGATGGAAGGGCAGAGTCTGCGGGTCGACGTGATCGGAAATCCTCTCACCTTTGTGATCGCCAAAGTCACACCGAAGGGGATCGTGGTCGTCACCGATGAGACCACCATCGAACTGAAGGAGACCCCCTACAAACCGGAGGAGGGAAAGAAGGAAGCGGCGACGGCGGACATCCACTACGAGGATATCGGCGGGCTCGGCCGCGAACTGCAGCAGGTTCGGGAGATGATCGAACTGCCGCTCCGCCACCCGGAGATCTTTGAGAAGCTCGGGATCCAGCCGCCCAAGGGGGTGCTGCTGTACGGGCCGCCCGGCACTGGCAAGACGTTGATAGCGAAGGCGGTGGCCAACGAGGTGGACGCCCACTTCATCACCCTTTCAGGTCCGGAGATCATCTCCAAGTACTATGGTGAGAGCGAGGGAAACCTCCGCCAGGTCTTCGAGGAGGCCCAGCAGAACGCCCCGACGATCATCTTCATCGATGAGATCGATTCGATCGCACCCAAGCGGGAGGATACCAAGGGCGAGGTCGAACGCCGGGTGGTCGCCCAGTTGCTCGCCCTGATGGACGGGCTGAAGGGGCGTGGCGAGGTGATCGTGATCGCGGCCACCAACCTTCCGGATGCGCTCGACCCGGCACTCCGGCGGGGCGGCCGGTTCGATCGAGAGATCGAGATCGGGATCCCTGACCGGAACGGCCGGGAGGATATCTTCAAGGTCCACACCAGGGGTGTCCCCCTCGCCGAAGATGTGGACCTCAAGGATCTCTCAGAGACCACGCATGGATTCGTCGGTGCCGATATCGCCCTGCTGGTCAAGGAAGCCGCGATGCACGCCCTTCGGAAGGTGATCCCGAAGATCAAGGATGACGAGGGGATCCCGGACGAGGTGCTCGACCAGTTGAAAGTGACCAATGCCGACTTCACCGAGGCGAGAAAACATGTCGACCCGAGTGCGATGCGGGAGGTGCTGGTCGAGGTGCCGGACGTGAAGTGGGAGGACATCGGCGGACTCGAACAGGTGAAGAAGGACCTGACCGAGACGGTGGAGTGGCCGCTCAAGTACGCGGACGTTTTTGAGAAGCTCGAGACCAGTGCCCCGAAGGGGATTCTGCTCTTCGGCCCGCCAGGCACCGGCAAGACGATGCTGGCAAAGGCGGTCGCCAACGAGAGCCAGTGCAACTTCATCTCGGTGAAGGGGCCCGAACTCCTCTCAAAGTGGGTCGGTGAATCAGAAAAGGGGGTCAGGGACATCTTCAGAAAGGCCCGGCAGGCTGCTCCGTCGATCATCTTCTTCGACGAGATCGATGCCCTGGTGCCGTCGAGGGGATCCTACACGGGCTCCTCGCATGTGACCGAGAGTGTGGTCAGCCAGATCCTGACCGAGCTGGACGGGCTCGAGGAACTGAAGAACGTGGTGGTGCTGGCAGCCACCAACAGGCCCGACATGATCGACAAGGCGCTGATGCGGCCAGGCCGGCTCGACCGGCACCTCTACGTCCCACCGCCGGACAGGGAGGGGAGGAAGAAGATCTTCGAGGTCTACCTGCGGCATGCCGAGGCGATCCTCTCAGGGGATGTGAAGATCGACGATCTGGTTGAGAAGACCGAGAGGTTCGTGGGTGCAGACATCGAGGCACTGGTCAGGGAGGCGAAGCTCTCAGCGATGCGTGAGTTCATCGGCGTAATGACCGGGAAGACCGAACTGGAGAGGACCGAAGCGATCGGGAACGTCAGGATCACCGGAAAGCATTTTGAGGACGCACTCCTTAAGGTCAACGGATCCCTGGACCGCGATACGACCGAGCAGTCCGAACGGCAGTCCTGGGAGATCCTCTTCAACCAGGACCAGAGGATGATCCTTGAGGATGCGGCCGCTGTCATCAAGCGTGCCGAACTCAAAGGGATCGGCACCACGGTACCTGATAGCCAGAAGAGCGAGATAGAAGATCTCAGAACAGCGTTATACAGACAGACGAAGGACTTCGGTCTGATCAAGGAGAGAACAGCACAGGTGAAGGGGCACCTTGACGGGACCGGGTGA
- a CDS encoding uroporphyrinogen decarboxylase/cobalamine-independent methonine synthase family protein, protein MASHIPSPCYLSTGIGALPHMNPETACRDVLAAFPEVPYIPVLPNRGLLEGIVFNDSGPLPGRVITEERLFIDTVGDHSAAMEQIYMDFVEGNVAPYSAGEEYVSALYAMKQHPLDGTTMVKCQVTGPVTFGMQVVDEQKRPILYDETYADLLGKMLGLRARWFEQELRSMGAPATLVVLNEPYLASLGSSVVPVDASTVQAEWEDIASMLDGGLGVHCCSNTDWNFVMDLDPAVLSLDAYANAREFLLYSDRMVRYMEDGGVVAWGIVPADHRIFAQETVQSLTERFLAIRMTCADLMDVGVFDRQSMITPSCGIRFADEAGSREIMQAAATIARTMQNTMDE, encoded by the coding sequence ATGGCCTCTCATATCCCTTCTCCCTGCTACCTGTCGACCGGGATCGGTGCGTTGCCGCATATGAACCCGGAGACGGCATGCAGGGATGTGCTGGCGGCGTTCCCCGAGGTGCCCTATATACCGGTGCTTCCGAACCGGGGGCTGCTCGAAGGGATCGTCTTCAACGACTCCGGGCCGCTGCCCGGCCGGGTGATCACCGAGGAGAGGCTCTTCATCGACACCGTGGGCGATCACTCCGCCGCGATGGAGCAGATCTATATGGACTTCGTCGAGGGGAATGTGGCACCGTATTCGGCCGGTGAGGAGTACGTCTCGGCTCTATATGCGATGAAGCAGCACCCGCTCGACGGAACGACCATGGTGAAGTGCCAGGTGACCGGCCCGGTCACGTTCGGCATGCAGGTGGTGGACGAGCAGAAGCGGCCGATCCTCTACGACGAGACCTATGCCGACCTGCTCGGCAAGATGCTCGGCCTCCGTGCCCGGTGGTTCGAGCAGGAACTCCGGTCGATGGGTGCTCCGGCGACGCTGGTCGTGCTGAACGAGCCGTACCTCGCCTCGCTCGGCTCATCGGTGGTGCCGGTGGACGCCAGCACGGTGCAGGCGGAGTGGGAGGACATCGCCTCGATGCTCGACGGGGGGCTTGGGGTTCACTGCTGCTCGAACACCGACTGGAACTTTGTGATGGACCTGGACCCGGCAGTGCTCTCGCTGGATGCGTATGCCAACGCCCGGGAGTTCCTCCTCTACTCGGACCGGATGGTCCGGTACATGGAGGATGGCGGGGTCGTGGCCTGGGGGATCGTCCCGGCCGACCACCGGATCTTCGCGCAGGAGACGGTTCAGTCGCTGACCGAACGGTTCCTGGCGATCCGGATGACCTGCGCCGACCTGATGGATGTGGGGGTCTTCGACCGGCAGTCGATGATCACGCCGAGCTGTGGGATCCGGTTCGCCGATGAGGCCGGCTCCCGGGAGATCATGCAGGCTGCAGCGACGATCGCACGGACGATGCAGAACACGATGGATGAGTGA
- a CDS encoding 5-formyltetrahydrofolate cyclo-ligase, which yields MSDSKMALRQVAKIQRATLDEAQISDYSRRIRDHLIPILKERETVLVYASKCPEVDTMPLIKWLLKEEKTVVVPIIQREDCSLRLSCLVDPAVLVPSTFQVPEPIGHEIPADPSAIEVVIVPMLAFDSAGNRLGYGAGYYDRFLARHQDIPTIGLAFSCQEVSSLPADENDIRMDWIITEQGTICCRKNAA from the coding sequence ATGTCTGACTCTAAGATGGCCCTGCGCCAGGTGGCGAAGATCCAGCGGGCAACGCTCGACGAGGCGCAGATCAGCGATTACAGCAGAAGGATCCGGGACCATCTGATCCCGATTCTCAAAGAGAGAGAGACAGTGCTGGTCTATGCCTCCAAGTGCCCGGAGGTCGACACGATGCCGCTGATCAAATGGCTGCTCAAAGAAGAGAAGACCGTGGTGGTACCGATCATCCAGCGGGAGGACTGCTCGCTCCGGCTCTCCTGCCTTGTCGACCCGGCCGTGCTGGTCCCCTCGACCTTCCAGGTTCCGGAACCGATCGGCCATGAGATCCCTGCCGACCCATCGGCGATAGAGGTGGTGATCGTGCCGATGCTGGCCTTCGACTCCGCCGGGAACAGACTCGGATACGGCGCCGGGTACTATGATCGATTCCTTGCTCGACATCAGGATATCCCGACGATCGGGCTGGCCTTCTCATGCCAGGAGGTCTCATCTCTCCCTGCCGATGAGAACGATATTCGGATGGACTGGATCATAACAGAGCAGGGAACCATCTGTTGCAGAAAGAATGCAGCATAA